The Reichenbachiella carrageenanivorans region CATGGCCGTGCCATCCTCAGATGCAAGGGTAGGTGCACTCATGATTCCCGCCATATAGTTGGTGGCTATGTCGCGATCCTTGATCTTGTTGGATATCTCCCCGAGCATGTTTCTATCTTCGACTGGTGGCATGGTTCCTTTTGGTAGTTTGGATAGCGAAGCAGCTATTTTCTTTTTCAAGGCGTTGACATCCAAATCCCCAACGATCACCAAAAAGCTCCTCTCCTTGCCTACGGTTTGGGTGTAGTATTTTTTCAAATCCTCCAAGCTCAACTGTGCCAAAGACTCGGCATGACCACTGGGATTTTTTTCATAATTTTTCCCTGCAAACACATTGGCCATAGCCGCCTGTATCAGGCTTTCATCTGGGTCGGATTCGTTTTGCTTGGCCTCAGCAATGAGCTGATCTTGGAGCAATTGGTACTGCTGCTCATCAAAAGCTGGGTGCAGTATAGTCTCTACGAACAATGTCCATGAAGCGTCCCAATTTTGCTTGACGCACTTCATGCTGATCTGCCCATAGTCGTAAGCGGTACCAGCACTGATGGTGGTTCCCATCTGCTCAAGTGCTGTAGAAAATGTCAGCTTGTCCATACTCGTAGTACCGCCAGTCACCGCCAAGCGAAAAGCAAAATCCTCGATACCACTCTGCTCCAGAGGATAGTTGGCCGTGCCTCCTTGCACAAAGAGCCTTGCACTTACGATTTGCTTAGGTACAGCTTTGTAAATCACCTTGAGGCCCTTTACGTCAAACTCCTGCGTCTGTGCGAAAACAGACATACCCCAGATCATACTGATGATTAACGCACAATTAATTTTTATTGATTTTTTCATGGTATTAGTTGTTTAGGTAGGTTTCTAATGAGTTGATTTTTAGATCCTCTTTCATCTGTGGCGACACCAATATACCTGTGACATGAGGCTGGTTTTTGATGTAAGTATTGACATATTTTTTAATATCCTCTCGAGTCACTTTGTTTAGATTTTCTACATAGCTGGTATAATAGTCTATACTGGCAGAAGCCCACCAGTACGTGACGGTATGGATAAACGCCGAAGTCTTCTCTTTGCTGTAGGCATCATCTATGGCAAGCATATTTTTGGCTGTAGCCAATTGCTCATCGGTAAAATAATCGTCCGAATCCCACCGATCTATTTCGGCTTGGAGTGCTGCATAGGCTTCGGTGATTTTTTCAGGATTGGGCACCATAAAGACATGAATAGGCCCTACGTATTTGTTGGTAGCGTAGCCTACGTTTACATTCATGGCCAGCCCGCTTTCCACTAGGTTTTGTTGTAGCTGCGACGATCGCTGCGACAAGATAAAACTAAATACATCGGCAGCATAGGTAGATGGGATGTCTTTGCGGGTATCAGGACCGTGGTAACGCATCAGTACGATGGGTGTTCTGGCATTTTCGTTTTCGGTGATGTAATAGGTCGTTTCTTTGAGTGGTGCAAATTCGGGAATGGGATACTTCTCAAACGGGTCGAAACCAGATGGCTGCCAGTCGCCAAATATGGCTTTGGCTTTGGCCAATACGTCCTCATGCTGCACATCGCCTGCTACCACTAATATGGAGTTGTTGGGGTGGTAATATTTGCCTTGCACTGTTTTCATCTTTTCGGTGGTGGCGGTCAGGATCACATCATGGTCGCCGATCACATTTTTGCGACTATATAGGTCGCCCCACATTTTTTTATCACTATCCTGAAGCAGGAAAAAAACGGGGTTTGACTCTGCCCGCTGAAATTCCCCATCTACCACGGGGTTTTCGTTTTTCATTTCCTGCTCGTCGAAGAGCGGGTAGCGAATAGCGGAGTTCATAAACGCCATACCTTGGGCTAGTTTCAAATTGCTCAAGGTCACAAAATAGTTGACCCGCTCGCCAGAAGTGGTGCCATTGAACACGATACCCAGTTCTTTGGTACGTTCTAGGAAAGCTTCCTGAGACGGCAAGTCTTTGTTGGCTTTGAAAAACATGTGCTCGTAGAGGTGCGACAAGCCATCGTACTCTGGGGATTCGGTATAGCCGCCATTACGCACGGTGATTTCGATGGTAGCCAGCGGCACGGTGTTGTCCTCTATGGTGAGGACCTGTAAGCCGTTGGTCAAGGTTTCGAAATGAAAGTTATCAGGGAGTTTTTGTTGTGCGATGATCGGCGCTGTTGCTAAAAACAAACCTAAGGTTAGGGATTTTAATTTTTTCATGGATTTTAGGTTTTATGATTTTGTTTAATACGTTTAGAGTCCCGCTGGTCGCAAGTGGCTAAACCTACCTAGAGCTTTACCCAATCAAGGTAAAGACTTATGCACGAAATAATGAATATATATACATGGGTGGATAATATCTGATTTTAATCTACCCTATAGCTATTCGAAAAATGTGAATAGCAGTCGTCCACCAAAGAGAGCCCATGAAATTGATGGCCGAGCAAGCATAAAAAGCTCAGCTTTTCCATGGATCAAATTTCCCTTTCATATGATCTTGGTACTGAATGATCAAAACTTTGGCGGTGAGCTGGCCGTCGGTTCGGGAGGGTTGCATTATTGGGGCAAACCCATACTCATATGAAAAATAATAAGGCACCGTTCCTTCTCGATAAATAGACGAAAAGTATTGGAATGAAAACCCGAGATCGAGCAGTCGCTCTCGACGTACAGTGGCCTTGCCTTCTGGGCAAAATTGCTTTAGGATGTTTCTGTTTTTTCTGAGCTGGCGGTTGACTGCCGCGATCACCCGTTCGTGTTTGCGTTTGTGCTGGTTGTGGTAGGTGGATCTGCAGTGGTCGTCGCAGTACTGCTTGTCCCAACGCCCCGTCAGGGCAGCTCCGCAACATTTACAATGTTGGTTTTCCATGTATTAGGTAGGTTTTGGTCTGTTAATAAATATACGTGTTTAAACGGAAATACACGTTTATAAACACGGCTATTGTTTTTTCATCAAGGTGATTTGCTTATGACTTCACAAACCAAATACCGACAAATCACTTTGAAGCATTTGCTTATCGCCAATAAGAAAATGATTGGCATTCAATTTTACCCTGACAAGGTGTTGCAGGCTATGGTTAAATCGCTCCCTGGTATCAAATGGAGTACACGGTATCAAATGGCTATTTTGCCAAACAACAGCCAGCATCTGACGAGAATTTTCAACACCTTCAAAGATGTGTGTGGAATCAATTGCCATTACTTTTTTTTCAACCGCCCAGTGAGCCATAGCAGCACTCCCTTGTCTGTGGATCAATTCAGGAAAAGACCAGTAAAAGGCAATTGGCGACACTGTCCTGATGACTTTTATCAAAAACTAGAAATCAGAAAATATGCCTTAAATACGGCTAGGAGCTACATTCATCTATTTGAGAGATTCATCAACTACTACCGAGAAGAGACTGATCTAATCAACATTCACGAATTCAAAATCAAGGCTTATTTGCAAACGCTCGTGCAGGCAGGCAAGTCCGATTCGTATATCAATCAATCGATCAATGCCATTAAATTTTACTATGAAGTAGTCAAAGAAATGCCTAACCGATTTTATGCTATTGAGCGTCCTATCAAGAAGGAAAGTTTGCCCAAGGTACTCAGCAGAGGCGAAGTACTCCAAATGATAGCCACCACGCCCAACCTCAAACATCGGTGCATCATTAGTCTACTCTACTCAGCAGGACTCAGGCGCGGGGAGCTACTCGACCTCAAAATAGAAGACATAGAAAGCCAGCGAGGCATGATAAAAGTAACAAATGGCAAAGGTGGAAAAGACCGGTACACGCTACTCAGTCAAAATACACTACAAGACCTGAGGGCGTACTACCGCACCTACCAGCCGAATACTTACCTATTCGAAGGCTCTGCAGGGGGGAAATATAGTGGCACGAGTATAGCAAAAATAGTGACCAGAGCGGCCAAAAAGGCCAAGATAAGATGGCGAGTGACCCCTCATGTACTTCGCCATTCGTTTGCCACTCACCTGCTCGAGGCGGGCACGGACATCCGCTACATTCAGCTCTTGCTGGGTCACAACTCCACAAAAACCACAGAAATTTACACGCACGTAGCCAATTCGAGTTTCAAACAAATAATTAATCCACTAGATTTGGATAAAAACACAATGGATATATCAACCACTAGTGTGTGATATCCGGATGTTACCACCCATGCGATAATTACTAAGTATGCAATTCAAATTAACTGAGGAAATTCTAAAACTTAGTGAATCCAAAATTTGGAATCAGGCTAAAAACGAATGGACTTTTGAATATGCATACTCTAGTGAAGAGCTTCAATCCTGCCTTTGCGGACATTATCCAATAAAAAACATCTGTGTTCTTAATAATTCCGAGAATAACAACACAACAGAAGTTGGTAACTGTTGCGTAAACAAATTTCTAGGTATTGAAGACGGGAATAAGATTTTCACTTCTATAAAGAGGCTAAAGGAAGATTTGACCAAATCAATGAGCTCAGAAGTATTGGAATTTTTGTTTAGCAAAAAAGTAGTTTCTGAATTTGAGTACAAGTTTTATTCTGACACAATTCGGAAAAGAAAACTCTCAACTAAGCAAGAAACTATAAGGGAAAGGATAAATCAGAAGCTGCTAGACTTTACGAGTGGCGAAGCGAACACACAATTCTCCAGAATTAATCTTGTCTTGAAATGGGCAGATCAGAATACTTGGTTTGATACAACTTTTGTGAAATCACTAAATGAGAGCTGTAAACGAAAAGGGAAATTAACTGACGCTCAAAAAGGATCTCTAGAAAAAATAATCTTTAAATGTAAAATTGAATAACGTGTGGTAACATTCTGTATCAAATCATGGCGGTTCAGCTGTGAAAGAAAGCTCTCAGCGTTCTGGAAACCCCGCCATATCTCAGATTAGCTCTATGGAATTAATAAAAGGGATAGACTGCGCGTCCCGGCCCAAATCAGAGATTTGGCTATCTTGTAGCCGAAACTTAAACTAAATCACACGCCACGATTGATACAGTGGCGTTATGTGGCATTACTGCAAACTCGCCAATGAAAAAGCTAATCGTAATTTTTGGACTAATCTCATGGACTGCTTCTTTCGCACAATTGAACGAAGAACTATGGAACTACTACCTGTATGAAAATCAACTGACTGATAATAAGGTGAAGCTGATTATCGTGGAACGTGGTGATATTGTCAACCTTCATATTCGACCAGATGGCAAAACTCAGCGGATTGTCCTTGCCAATTCTGACAAGTCCTTTTTCGGGGAGGATAAATTCTATTACTATGGCGACACCCTAGCTGAAGTTCTCGGTTACAGAAAGGAAAACCTTTACATCAACAAAGAATACAAATACACGGATGGATTTCTGGAGCAGGTAGATGTTTACAACAATAAACTTCTAACCAAAAAGTTCATCTATGGCACTTATACCAATGGCTGGATTAACTTCATCACTGAACACGTTATGAGAGGTTATCAGGAGGAACAGACATGGACAAAAAATGTCAAATATTATGAAGACGGTTTCATTAAGGCCATTGATTACAGAAGAGGTTTCAGCTACCATAGTAAGTTTTACGTCTACAACAAGGAGACGGAATTCATCGAAAAAGAAAAAATCAGAATATTTGAAAACAATCAGGAGACCGATTTCAGAGAAATACAAACCTCAACCTACGATAACGGTCTAACCAAATCCATAACTATTGACGGGTATACTCAAAATATTTCATATCAATTCTTTACCGATAACGAGTTTACAAATGCCTTAGATAGCTTGAATTTAGTTGAATCAGAAATCAAGAAATTTGAAGTCAAAAAAACAGACTTGAAAAAACAAATTGGAACGGAATATGAATTCATCACGAAAGAAATCATTTCAATTCATTCAGGCTACAAGCGAAAGATAAAGGAAGCATTTGAGAGTAGTGAAAAACTCCAAATTTTGACAGAAGCGGTTACTGAACTCAATAAATATGCTGCTATGGATGATAAGGAACTCAAAAAATTGAACCGAGAACTAAAAAAGAAATATGGAACCCAAAACGGATTCAACTGGTAACAAATATTTGGAAATCCCTCTTGGATGGGATGACCCAGAGGCCAAGTTACGCTTAACCTATGTGAGCAGCTTGCGAACAGTCAGACTTAACAAAATTGACTCGTCCAACCACGTATTTCCCGGGCCTGAATTTGAACTTCAATATGTCCATGAACTAATAGAAGCATTAATCAAGACGTATAACGAAAACAAAGCCACATAACAATTGCTATGAATGAATGGGGTTTCATCGGTCAAGAAATATTCGTGGGGATTGGAAAGTCCGCCACAAGTATTAAATTTAAATCAAGGCGTGGCTATGTGCGAGAGGAGAGGTTAGTGCTTTCTAATCCCCACTCATCATAGCTGGTCGTTACCACCCATGCGATAATTACTAAGTATGCAATTCAAATTAACTGAGGAAATTCTAAAACTTAGTGAATCCAAAATTTGGAATCAGGCTAAAAACGAATGGACTTTTGAATATGCATACTCTAGTGAAGAGCTTCAATCCTGCCTTTGCGGACATTATCCAATAAAAAACATCTGTGTTCTTAATAATTCCGAGAATAACAACACAACAGAAGTTGGTAACTGTTGCGTAAACAAATTTCTAGGTATTGAAGACGGGAATAAGATTTTCACTTCTATAAAGAGGCTAAAGGAAGATTTGACCAAATCAATGAGCTCAGAAGTATTGGAATTTTTGTTTAGCAAAAAAGTAGTTTCTGAATTTGAGTACAAGTTTTATTCTGACACAATTCGGAAAAGAAAACTCTCAACTAAGCAAGAAACTATAAGGGAAAGGATAAATCAGAAGCTGCTAGACTTTACGAGTGGCGAAGCGAACACACAATTCTCCAGAATTAATCTTGTCTTGAAATGGGCAGATCAGAATACTTGGTTTGATACAACTTTTGTGAAATCACTAAATGAGAGCTGTAAACGAAAAGGGAAATTAACTGACGCTCAAAAAGGATCTCTAGAAAAAATAATCTTTAAATGTAAAATTGAATAACGTGTGGTAACATTCTGTATCAAATCATGGCGGTTCAGCTGTGAAAGAAAGCTCTCAGCGTTCTGGAAACCCCGCCATATCTCAGATTAGCTCTATGGAATTAATAAAAGGGATAGACTGCGCGTCCCGGCCCAAATCAGAGATTTGGCTATCTTGTAGCCGAAACTTAAACTAAATCACACGCCACGATTGATACAGTGGCGTTGTCTTTCATTGCCTTTCTAAAAATCATAACTATACGCAGAGCCAAAGAAAACGGGGACTTTTGAGGGAATTCGATTGTTTTCAGCCAGTAGGTGAACGGTTTCATGCTTAAACGTTGGGAACGCAGGAAGCTTGCTTAAGTAGGTAGCGCAGGGGCGGAAGCAATGAAAATAGTGAAGCTGCAGGCTGAAAACCATTCCTCTGGCCAAAATCAGCACCTTTTTTTTTCGGCATTGGAGGATTTAGCGTTAAGAAATTCACTGACAGGAGCGGTTAAAAAAGAAACACTGTTTGAGGCCGAAGGGTTGGACGAGCGAAGGGTCGGTCGAGTTTGTTTCTTTTCAGCGGAAGGCAGCGAATTTTAGCTAAATGATCCACAGCCTTGATTTTTTGGTTACTTTTTTATCAAGAAAAAAGTATCGAGCACTATCGAACATCCCGGAACGGAACGAAAAAATAACGAAAAGACAACATGTTGTATGCTGTCATGCGCACAGACGGATCACCAGTGGTTTCTGGTAAACAGCTGATGTATAGCATGTGATTTTTACTTGCTCCACTAGCCAGCCAAGACGAGCTGCATTCTCGTTAGAGTAGAATCAGTCAGGCTGTCTTTGAAGGTCTGCTGTTGGGCTGACAAAGTAAAAATCACTAGCTTCGTCTACATCAATTACGAATCGCACGACACATACATGGTCGTTAGGTGCAATTACGAATTATGATAGTCACTGATAAAGAAGATAGATTTTGGTTTTTCCTTGAGGATGGAATAGACTTTTACATTGATGTGAACTGTAATGTATCAGCATTCGGATTCTCAATGCTAATAAAGTTGAATAAAGAAGAATCTGAGAGCTATAGAAAATCAGGACATGATTTTTTAAAAGAGCTAGCTCGTGATATTCAATATTATTCTCAATCCAAATATAAAGACCGACACACCTCGGGTGAAATCGGAAAAATTGCACATAATGCAATAATGGCTTTTAATAAAAAAAACAGACCCTAAAATTCATTAATGAGAGAGGAAATATTCAATGACATTAAAGAAGGAATTGAGCTTCAAAACGGAACTCATATACATTGGGACAGTCTGCTTACCGACTTAATCCCAAAATCAGAATCTCATAATATAACAGGAAATTATCTATCTATGAGTTTTGGAGTTGTTGAAATTGCTAAAGGATTAAAAATAAAACTTACAGCTACCTACTCACCGTTTGAAAACAAGACCCTTGATTATCTCAAAGGAAGTGTCAAAGATGAAAAAGAAGCATTAGACTTGATATCTCAGCTAAAAAAATATTTAGGAAACCCTGATAGTGATGAAATTGGTGAGTGGGGTATTTGGACTCATTGGGAAAATGAAAAACATAAAATAGGAATCAGAACACGAGACCATCATGGAGGTAGTTGGTTCGAATATTATATAGAATTAAAAAGCACCTAACACGGTATATAGCAAATAGGGAGCCTAGTGGCTTACGAAAGTTCAGTACTATTTACAAACACCGCCAAATCGTTGATTTGGCTTTTAAAATGAATAAGATAAAAACAAAATACAACGATTTGGCTCAGTGCAAACTTGAAAGATTATCGCTTTCTACTGCCCTACTTGCCATATACTAAACGTTAGAGCCCATCAGAGCAACTCGTAAGGTCATGAGGATAATCAAACTTTTAGCCGTTTTATTTTCTATTGGTATCATCGGTTACCTTGGATATGTTGCATACTTCGTATTTAGTCCTGAAATTGAGAACTTCAAGAACAGAACCGAATTCAACTCCGAACTTTGGAAGAACTGGGAAGATACGGAAGCAAGCGCCTCTTTAAGATGGGACATGACTCATAGCCTAACCACGAACTTCGAACTCATTGGAATGTCAAGCGAACAGGTAATTGAACTTCTTGGTCAACCCTCGGGTAGGAGCAATTCTGAACTAAGATACTATCTGGGAATGTCAAGACATTGGATAGACACTGGATCATTAGTATTGGAACTTGAAGAAGGCAAGGTGGTCAACTACAGAATCTGGCACGGTTAAACTCCAACGAACGAATAAGCAAGACGAAAATAAACGGGCTCTAACATAGCGTGATAGCGAATGCCCATGCTGCGTGACCAATGGTGTGCGGGAAACAGCACCGCCGCGCCGCTCAGGAATCAATAGAATACCGAGGAATGGTCATTCGTGACTCAAGCTGTCTCGATCAACAGGAATGGCTAAATAGACTTTTGTAGTTTGTCGCGATTCGGCTACTTTAGTGCTTTATCAAACCGTGTGGGCACATCGCCATACGCGGACGTTATCTTCCACTAATCTTCTAAATTTAATTGCTCGGCTCGGAGTATTCTTTTATGAACTTTAGTGACTTTGTATTCCTTGTTTTCGTACGTCCCTGCAAACTCATTGTATACTTGTTTTATGGCTAAGTCACAAACAAGAATATCCCCATTAGAGAAACTCATACTGCCTTTAACGACTTTTATCAAGTAGTCATTATCCTCTATTTCAGCATTAATCTTAATCCCCTTGTAATAAAATTGCCACTTAAACCCTTTTGAAAAGACCACTTTGAATATATTCAAGTTAGCAAATTCGATAAGTTTATACTTTTCTCTTTCAATCCCTTCCGTATCCTCAAACAAATTGTCTTTCACGTCGAAATACTCAAACTCATTTTTTAGTATAGAAGATAACTCCTCATTCGAACTATCTAATAACTGAATACTTTCAACATCATCATCTTTATCTACTTTGTCAAATACATTTTTCAACTCAGACTGTATGTTAGGATTGCTTTTAATTGCGCTATAAATAGAACTATCAATCACAAAAACATCACCTTTAACGTTATAAATATTAGTTGTATTATTTTCTCCTATCTCCTCTTTAGAAGATTTCTTCCCTTTTAGATGCTTATAGAGCTCTATAATTACCACAACAGACCCAGCAATACCTCCTACATTATTTAGAATATCTTGCCCTGAGGTAATCAAATTTGTTACCTGTTTAAAATCTATAAACAGTTCAATTGGAAAGCTAGCAGGTGGTAATGCTCGTAGTTTTATTTTAAGGTCATAGTCTGGAGCTAAGCTGTTCTTAACTTCACGTATGAACTCAGCAAAATGTAATTGGCTGGTATACAGGGTATCAAAATCAATATATTCTAAATCACCCCTGTATTTGAATGTGAACTTTTCTGCTTCCATTAGGTTAATCAGGTTTCTCATCGCAATATATTATTTAATTAAGCATAATCTAAAAAAAGGAAGATAACATGGTGTATAAGAGTCATGCTATGTAGATTGTTGAGTGAGTTTTTCTGCTTTCTGGAAGCACCGCCATATCTCAGATGTGATCTATTTGAATCAAAAATTGTATAGACCAAATCAGAGATTTGGCTATTTTGAATCCGAAGCATTATCTTCACCAAAACGCACGATCTATACACAGGCGTTATGGGTAACAGAATTGTAATATGAAGAAAACTGCTTATGGAACTCCATTCCTTATCAATAATCAGAACGAAAGAGTTCCATTAGAAAAAGAAGCTGCAATTGATGAACTGTCAATTCAAACCTTGATCTTCGAAGAGCCCGACTGCCTTCCAATAAGTGATATTGACGAATCCTATAATCCTGTCATTCCTGTATGTACGGAACTTAACACTCCTGTTGGCCCCTTGGATGTACTCTTAGTATCTCCCAACGGTGAGATAACAATTGTAGAAACGAAGCTGTGGAGAAACCCAGAAGCCAGACGGAAAGTTGTAGCCCAAGTTCTGGATTATGCTAAGGAACTTTCCAACTGGTCTTACGAAGACCTTCAAAGAGAAATAAACCGAAAATTAGGCACAAAAGGCAATACTCTTTATGAATTGGCAAAATCTAAAGACCCAAATTTGACTCCATCTGAACCCGATTTTATTGATTCAGTGAGTCGAAATTTATCAAGAGGGAAATTTTTGCTTCTTATAGCTGGAGATGGTGTACGTGAAGGCGCAAAAGGTATTGCTGAATTTCTCTCGAACGCTGGTCATTTGAATTTCACATTTGCGATGGTCGAACTCAGTATTTTTAAGGCTAAGGGTTTAGGTACGTTGATTTTACCAAAAACCTTGGTAAAAACTATCGAACTTTCAAAGTTGACAGTTGAAATACCCAAAGGGCTAATATTGGCACAAAATGATGATTTTGATGACAGATCAACAGATCCTGTTGTAATTGACTCTAAAAAGGAAATAGAGCGGAATTTCTACATTAAGTTCTGGAACGAGTTGATATCGCAGTTATCATTTGACGATCCAGGGCAACCAATGCCGAATCCTGCAAAAGGAACGAACCTTTACGTATATCCAGCACAATCAAAAAAAGCATGGATAAGTGCCTACTTCTCCAAAAGCCAACAAAAGGTTGGTGTCTATTTCAGAGTTTCAGGAGATGCTGAAGGAAAGGCAATTTTGGATTCTTTAGAAGATTCTAAAGAGGATATTAGAAAGGAACTTGGTGAACAAATACGGTTTAACTGGGATGGTGATTTTAACGCAGAAATAGCAATATCAATTAACGATGTATTCAGTGACTCCAACAGAGAAGAAATAAAGGACTTTTACAAGAACTGGCTAAACCAATTTGTAAATGTTTTTAGACCAAGAATCAAAAGAAACGGATTTTGAAATTGAAAATACCCATAACATGCTGTGATGAAATCATGCTTGGACAGTGTAAGAAGATGCTTTTCTGCATTATGGAAGCCCCGCCAATTCTGCGAATTGGCCTATTGAGAAATTAAAAAAGTAATAGCCCACTTCGCAGAGTTGGCTATTTAGTAGACGAAACATTATCTTCACCAAAACGCACGATTCATACAGAGTCGTTAGCGGTAAAAGAACAATCATATGCACCCTTTAGATCGAATTGCAATTAATGCTCAAAAGAAAGAAGAATCATATTTTGATGAATTGGCAGATTCACAGGAGTTCTATTCATTAAAAGCTGCATGTGACACCGAAGAAACTGGACCTAATTATCCTCAAATAAAAGATATTACTGGTGGCAACTGGGATATAAAAGATCCTAAATCGATGTACAATCAATTCACGTTTTATTCGACACCTACAGATACCGCCCCAGATTTCGGAGTTTTTAATTTGTATGG contains the following coding sequences:
- the xerA gene encoding site-specific tyrosine recombinase/integron integrase, which translates into the protein MTSQTKYRQITLKHLLIANKKMIGIQFYPDKVLQAMVKSLPGIKWSTRYQMAILPNNSQHLTRIFNTFKDVCGINCHYFFFNRPVSHSSTPLSVDQFRKRPVKGNWRHCPDDFYQKLEIRKYALNTARSYIHLFERFINYYREETDLINIHEFKIKAYLQTLVQAGKSDSYINQSINAIKFYYEVVKEMPNRFYAIERPIKKESLPKVLSRGEVLQMIATTPNLKHRCIISLLYSAGLRRGELLDLKIEDIESQRGMIKVTNGKGGKDRYTLLSQNTLQDLRAYYRTYQPNTYLFEGSAGGKYSGTSIAKIVTRAAKKAKIRWRVTPHVLRHSFATHLLEAGTDIRYIQLLLGHNSTKTTEIYTHVANSSFKQIINPLDLDKNTMDISTTSV
- a CDS encoding M16 family metallopeptidase, which gives rise to MKKSIKINCALIISMIWGMSVFAQTQEFDVKGLKVIYKAVPKQIVSARLFVQGGTANYPLEQSGIEDFAFRLAVTGGTTSMDKLTFSTALEQMGTTISAGTAYDYGQISMKCVKQNWDASWTLFVETILHPAFDEQQYQLLQDQLIAEAKQNESDPDESLIQAAMANVFAGKNYEKNPSGHAESLAQLSLEDLKKYYTQTVGKERSFLVIVGDLDVNALKKKIAASLSKLPKGTMPPVEDRNMLGEISNKIKDRDIATNYMAGIMSAPTLASEDGTAMMIAMSILSERYFVELRTKRSLSYAPYAYYDNGKVTNPFNLIYISTTDPKQSIQVMVDEISKLKKEGFSEKELKNKKQKYLTQFYMGQETLDSQSQSLGTNELKGGWEMAENFTERVNAVTLEDINRVIDKYSDIISWTYLGKADMVSEEDFLQPSKVPADAKVESTK
- a CDS encoding DUF4268 domain-containing protein, with the translated sequence MKKTAYGTPFLINNQNERVPLEKEAAIDELSIQTLIFEEPDCLPISDIDESYNPVIPVCTELNTPVGPLDVLLVSPNGEITIVETKLWRNPEARRKVVAQVLDYAKELSNWSYEDLQREINRKLGTKGNTLYELAKSKDPNLTPSEPDFIDSVSRNLSRGKFLLLIAGDGVREGAKGIAEFLSNAGHLNFTFAMVELSIFKAKGLGTLILPKTLVKTIELSKLTVEIPKGLILAQNDDFDDRSTDPVVIDSKKEIERNFYIKFWNELISQLSFDDPGQPMPNPAKGTNLYVYPAQSKKAWISAYFSKSQQKVGVYFRVSGDAEGKAILDSLEDSKEDIRKELGEQIRFNWDGDFNAEIAISINDVFSDSNREEIKDFYKNWLNQFVNVFRPRIKRNGF
- a CDS encoding M16 family metallopeptidase, coding for MKKLKSLTLGLFLATAPIIAQQKLPDNFHFETLTNGLQVLTIEDNTVPLATIEITVRNGGYTESPEYDGLSHLYEHMFFKANKDLPSQEAFLERTKELGIVFNGTTSGERVNYFVTLSNLKLAQGMAFMNSAIRYPLFDEQEMKNENPVVDGEFQRAESNPVFFLLQDSDKKMWGDLYSRKNVIGDHDVILTATTEKMKTVQGKYYHPNNSILVVAGDVQHEDVLAKAKAIFGDWQPSGFDPFEKYPIPEFAPLKETTYYITENENARTPIVLMRYHGPDTRKDIPSTYAADVFSFILSQRSSQLQQNLVESGLAMNVNVGYATNKYVGPIHVFMVPNPEKITEAYAALQAEIDRWDSDDYFTDEQLATAKNMLAIDDAYSKEKTSAFIHTVTYWWASASIDYYTSYVENLNKVTREDIKKYVNTYIKNQPHVTGILVSPQMKEDLKINSLETYLNN